The Edaphobacter flagellatus sequence GCCAGTCCAATCGCCGGGGCCACCAGGTACTCCGCATAGCCACCATCAAACGACACGCCCGTCGTCTCGAGATCATTCGTGCAGGCAAAGAAATCTCCTCGCCGACAGTTGTGGCAGTATCCGCAGTTTCCGCCATGCCAGCCGATGCCGACGCGCTGGCCTACCTTCCACTCCTTCACACCGTCGCCGATCTTGTCGACGACGCCGATCACCTCGTGGCCGGGCACACGCGGATACTGGATTCCGGGAAACAGCCCTTCCTTCGTCACCGAATCGCTATGACAAATCCCGCAGGCTTGCACCTTGACGCGAACTTTTCCCGGGCCCGGTTCTGGAATCTCCCGCTCCACCATCTCCAGATCGCCACCCGCCCTCGCTACCTGCACCACGCGCATCTTCGCCATAAAATCCTCCAGAAAAACGTGAACGATCGATGGGCGAAATTATAGGCCGGTTTCGTGAACGCATTTGCAAGGTCACCCGGGCAGAGAGCGGAAAACGCGAGAAAGCCCGCGAACATTCGGCTTTGTGGCCGAGGGCTCGCGGGCTATCTTGTCTGTTAGCTCTCGCTGCCGCAGTCGAACGTCGCGGACGGGGAGGGCTTCGCTACCGAAACTACTTCTTGGGGGGAGCGATGGTGTCCTTCGCGACCTTGGCGACGCGGAACTTCACGACGGTCTTGGCCTTGATCTTGATCGTCTCGCCGGTCTGGGGGTTGCGGCCCAGGCGTGCCTTGCGCTCAGCCTTGACGAGCTTGCCGATGCCGGGGATGGTGAACTCGCCGTTCTTCTTGGTCTCCTTAACGGCAGTCTCGGCCAGCAGGTCGAGGAAAGCAGCGGTCTGCTTGTTGGTGAGCTCGAGCTTCTCCGCCAGGTGGCGAACCAGCTGTGTCTTCGTCAATCCCTTTGCCATAGTGTTGCTCCTTCTTCTTACTCAGTTGTTGAAATTTGGGGCCGCCCGCCTCGCCCGTTGTGAAGACTCCTGAGTCGCCGTGTTCTACCGAGCGAATCGTCAGTGTTCATGCGGGTCCGGAGAAACCGTACCGCAATTCACCTTCAGCTTTTCCGCGAAGTTTGTCAACCCGTTTTCGGCGGTTTCCACAGGTTTTTTCGGGTTTTTTCCGGTTTTTGTGGCAAATCGACTTAAAAACAGCCATTTTTACGAGATTTTTGCACTTTTAAAATGGCAACGGTGGCGAAGGAAGCTCAGATATGGCACTCTCGATAGCAGAGTTTTCGGACGCATCCCAAGTGAGTGCATGCTGTCGGAAAACACTGCAAGGGCCGAGTGCACGATCCTCGGTAGCCGGGCTCCACGATTCATCTCTGCACGAAAATTTCTCTTTTACGGGTGAGACGATGGCTCAGCTCTTTGCGCGCATCGAACTTGGCGGCTCTCTGGATCGCGACGCGTATCTTCTGCTTGATCGATACATGCGGTCGAAGTTCTGGGAGAAGACGATCATCGGCACGAAGCCGTGCAAACTGCCGTACGCAACCTACCAGGCGAAGACTGCAAGCGAGCGGCCGAATGTTGCAGCCATTGCTGAAGAGCTGAAACAAAGCATCGAGCGCAAAATACAGACCAGGGCACACGTGCTTGTGGTGCAGTCGATGAACTGGGCCGGCACGGCATAAAAAGTGTTTGTAAATCGCTGAGTAACGAGGCTTTCGCTACATGAAAGAATTCTTGCCGCCGATTCTTCTTGACATGTATTACAGATTGCAATATAAATATCGCAATCTGTAATACGGCGTTTCGATGAGGCGCCACCCGATGAAGCTGGCTGACAAAATCCGGTACCTGCGCGAGGTAGAAGGCAACCTCCGCGGTCTGGGCCGCGCCATGACCCAGCAGGAGCTGGTCCGCGCGATTCAGGAGCAGTCCGCTACCGGCGGCAGAAAGCTGGTTACGGACGGACGCAGCGGCAGCATCAGCCAGTCATATCTCTCGCAGATCGAGAGCGGCGCGCGTCCGCACCTCACCAACACCACACGGCTTCTGCTCGCGAAGTTCTTCAAGGTCCATCCTGGTTATCTCGTGGACGACCCCGAAGGCTACCAGTCGGAGCTGTTGTCGGACGTGCGCCATAGCGAGGACAAACTCGACCTCTGGCTCGTGGCGGGTGCGGAGCGCTTTCGCCGCGATCCGGCGCTGTGCCAGGCTCTGTTGGCGCTGGCCAACCATCACGACACACGAAAGTGCCTATTGCTGATGGAGGCCATCATCGAGACACCAACACTGCTGGACCGGCTCTTCGATGCGCTGAAGCCGCAGGTCGGAGGCGAGGACGCTGAGAAGAAGCCGATTTCTCCACTGCGCAACTCCGTCGCTTCGGTCGGAATGACCAACAAGCCCCAGGCCGAGGCGGTTAGAAAAGAGCAGGCGGAGAGAACACCCACCACAAGGGCCCCGCGGACACGGAAAGGAGCCGCAGGACGTAAACGCAAATAGTTATGGAAAACCTCTTCATCATTTGTTTTGCAACGGGACTGGTGCTGAGCCTTCTGTCGCTGATAAGTGGTTTTGGGCATCTGCACCTGGGCCATTTTCATGTAGGGCATCACCACATCGGGCATGGGCATGGCGCAAAGAGTGGCATGTCATCGGTAAATATGTTCACCGTGCTGGCGTTCGTCACGTGGTTTGGCGGTGCAGGCTATCTGCTGATGCGGACGACAACATTCAATGCGCAGCTGATTGTGCTGCTGGCCTCGATCAGCGGCTTTGCAGGAGCAGGGTTGCTGTGGGCTGCCCTGTTCAAAGTGTTGCTCCCCCACGAGCGCGTGATGGACTCGGCTGATACGGAGATGACCGGTGTTGTCGCGCGTGTGAGCAATGGCATTCGCGATGGCGATGGCATTGGCGAGATCATCTTCTCGCAAACCGGCACGCGAAAAGCATCGGCTGCTCGCAGCGACGACGGACACGCGATCGAACGTGGCGCAGAGGTTGTCGTCATTCGCTACGAGCGCGGCGTGGCTTATGTGCGGCGCTGGGACGAACTGGCGCACCCCGACGCCTGAGTTTGC is a genomic window containing:
- a CDS encoding HU family DNA-binding protein, whose amino-acid sequence is MAKGLTKTQLVRHLAEKLELTNKQTAAFLDLLAETAVKETKKNGEFTIPGIGKLVKAERKARLGRNPQTGETIKIKAKTVVKFRVAKVAKDTIAPPKK
- a CDS encoding helix-turn-helix domain-containing protein encodes the protein MKLADKIRYLREVEGNLRGLGRAMTQQELVRAIQEQSATGGRKLVTDGRSGSISQSYLSQIESGARPHLTNTTRLLLAKFFKVHPGYLVDDPEGYQSELLSDVRHSEDKLDLWLVAGAERFRRDPALCQALLALANHHDTRKCLLLMEAIIETPTLLDRLFDALKPQVGGEDAEKKPISPLRNSVASVGMTNKPQAEAVRKEQAERTPTTRAPRTRKGAAGRKRK
- a CDS encoding NfeD family protein translates to MENLFIICFATGLVLSLLSLISGFGHLHLGHFHVGHHHIGHGHGAKSGMSSVNMFTVLAFVTWFGGAGYLLMRTTTFNAQLIVLLASISGFAGAGLLWAALFKVLLPHERVMDSADTEMTGVVARVSNGIRDGDGIGEIIFSQTGTRKASAARSDDGHAIERGAEVVVIRYERGVAYVRRWDELAHPDA